The Hyphomonadaceae bacterium ML37 genome includes a region encoding these proteins:
- the rplS gene encoding 50S ribosomal protein L19, whose translation MNLIQQLEQEEAVRVLGEKVIPDFSAGDTLSVNVWIREGERQRVQRFEGVCIGRAGGGLNENFTVRKISFGEGVERVWPVHSPLIESIEVKRKGKVRRAKLYYLRDRRGKSARITERTTGRGIEARPAKGAAKKAKVQVPGEE comes from the coding sequence ATGAACCTGATCCAGCAGCTCGAGCAGGAAGAAGCCGTCCGCGTCCTTGGCGAGAAAGTCATTCCTGACTTCTCCGCCGGCGATACGCTGTCGGTCAATGTCTGGATCCGCGAAGGCGAACGCCAGCGCGTGCAGCGCTTTGAAGGCGTGTGCATCGGGCGCGCCGGCGGCGGCCTGAACGAGAACTTCACTGTGCGCAAGATTTCCTTCGGCGAAGGCGTCGAGCGCGTGTGGCCGGTCCACTCCCCGCTGATCGAGTCCATCGAGGTCAAGCGCAAGGGTAAAGTGCGCCGCGCCAAGCTGTACTATCTGCGCGACCGCCGCGGCAAATCGGCCCGGATCACCGAGCGCACCACGGGCCGCGGCATCGAAGCCCGCCCCGCCAAGGGCGCAGCCAAGAAAGCCAAGGTTCAGGTTCCCGGCGAGGAATAG